The Stegostoma tigrinum isolate sSteTig4 chromosome 9, sSteTig4.hap1, whole genome shotgun sequence genome segment AAAAATACTGCTTGCATAAAATATGTGCAACCCTGATTTTAACACTTCAGTAGGTTTAAGTCATTTGTGACTTCAATTTTTACATTGCAACTAGAAATAGCTTAGTTTTAAGGACCCGCATCAaggttcaatctctctctctctttctgtatcTATGTCAATGATGAGTGCTTCTCTTAAGCTTAAAAATCAAGGTCCAGAACACTTGAACTTTGATGCTCCATTATCTGCCATTCTGGGTCACAAAGATATCTAAGTAAATAAAAATCCATTCATGGCACACAAAACATTTTTAGGAGAAATCACCATTGCTACAAAAATACTTGCAAATTGATTATTAACATCAGACACCACAGAAAACCCACCAGTTACTAACTCCAAGCCATAAACCCAAACTCAAAACAAGTAACATTAAAAATTATACACCATTCCCATAATTTACATCACACAACACAATTTGAGATGACAAGTCAATTCTGATCAACTGATACCCTGTAGCCTCAgctaaattgctaaaatatctcTGTCAATAGTTTATTGTATTCTATTGTATCCATCAATCCAACCCCTCTCTATATATGGTTTTCTGTCTTCTAATCTGTCACAGTTCTACATATATTAATAGTATTCGTGTTGGAAGATAAATCAATGTTGCAAGTTTGCTGTGGAAATTGAAGTGTAATTAAGCACATTGCATGTTTGAGAAATGTGATTTTCCAGTCATTAAGGGCACCTCGACCTTCCTCAGTGTTACAAAGGATGATTTCATTTCTTTAATATAACTGGCAAACCTCCTGTGGTCATGAACATGGTGAATCAGcggattctgttttttttatatgacaacataactttttttttccaatctggGGGACAAGAGCAGTGCCACTGATCTACTCTGActaaatccatttttttttattacATGATATTTTGCAGATTTTTACTGTTTTTTTGGGGATCAAATTCTTTGACTCTGGCCATTACTCTGTGGAAGCTGAAATGATATTTTTTGCTATTTTGGTATGTACAATGTTATCTATTTTCTTTGTTGTTGCAGACACacagaatatttttcactgtCAGTCCCCATTAGTCAGGAATAGGGCAGGAAATTGTCTCCCTAATTCCACAACCACCTTCAGCCCTGCTGTCCTTACAGATCTTCATACTATTTCTTATTCTGACCTCTCAGTTAAGCTTACTTGCTCCACAATTGGCAGAAAACCGACTGACGTCCCAATCTCTGGAAATGCCTCTCCAAATGCTATTACCtgtgtacctctctctctctgccttcaaTGTTCCATGAAATCTCCTTTTTTGACTAAGCTTTTTGATCATCTATCCAAGTACATCTTCAAATAGGAGTCATGCTAGTTCATGCAAATTGAGATCATCTGTCATTAAGGGGACTCCAAGTCGATTTTGTAATCTCAAAGCCACATGCTCTCGGTCCTTTGCTCCTCAGCACAGCTTAACCAGCGATCCCTTAAAGATATCATTCCAAAACACTCCAAAATGGGAAGCTCTGTAAATATATTTTGGGGGACATTTTCTGGTCCCAAATATCAACTCGTCATGCCTGACTTGCCCTGACTCTTCCTTGGCCTTGCTTCCCCTCCCTCTTTAATTATCAGAGCATGCTGGACTTGACAGGTCCCCTAAAGGAGGTTTGTTATCAAAATTAAAGCACACAGTGCGGGGTGGAATATACTGATATGTATAAAGGATTGGCTAAATTCACCCTCAGGGCAGGACAGCTGAACATGTTAGCATGGAAATCAAAAACTGCCGTTCAAGATGCACCGATCTGCAGTTAGCTTGCAAAAGCACATCTTGCTGTCTTGTTTTCCCTTCAGATGTTTGACTGGAGGTGTGAAGATCATTCGCTTGCACAATAGCTACAACCTAACCTTGATACAGAAAGTAAGGGCAAATCATTTCATGACGAGTTGCCCCAATCAATTAAGTGCAAATTGCTGCTGGTTAGCTACTTGAACACTCAATTAATTTCAACAGCTGTATAGTCTCATTTCATATTCAATTTGTTTTTGGGTATCtactaaattaaaattaaaatcttttaCTTTGTCTTTCTCTCAATGTAATTTTTGAATTTCCACTTTGGGGAAATTCAGTATAGAAAACATTCTAGCTAACTACTGCTTGCTCAGCCTCTGCATTGTCTGTTCCATATCACTCAATCTGACCAGTTAAGGAAATGTACAGTTCCATCTCCTTAGGAGGGGGTACTGTGTTATTTCTATTTCACACATTAATAAGAGTGTAGTTCTAGGCTACAAAATGATATTTTCAAACCAGACCATTAAGGGTTAGTTGTTGAGGATTAATTGGCTATGACAATGAgcaattgaagtggaaaagtagATGAAAAACAGGCCTGATGCAAAAACTGTCTTTTGACTGTGGTTGGGGGTTgaaggatgctgcctgaccttgaGGGTCAGTGGGAACCATCCACTTAAGCAGTCTACATGGGGCACCTGGGCTTTTTTTAAGCCTATTTTTCATGGATGGAAACACACTGAAGTTATTATGAAATGGTGTTACAGCATGTAACCAGAATAATATTAATACCAGTGACAGTCCCACCAGACTGGGTTCATGGGAGTGGGGCCATAGACCTTCACCATCGGACTAGGGTTCATAGACTGGTGCCCTGGCATCCAAGTGCTAGCCATCACCCAGGAATCCCCTATGAGTAAAAGGCAGTGAGACTCATTTGTTGAATATGTCTAAGTAGTTTAAGTTAAAAGAGTCATCCATTATTTTGGATATACCTAAAGGAGGCCAAACTAATAAATTTGCTTTATATCAAAGCACACGTGTCTTCACGTATATTTTTGATCAGACACTAAAGAACTGGTTAGGTACTTTCATATAAGAATATATAGGGTAAACTGTTGTGGAGACTAAACTGATAAGCACAAAGCCAACTAatgctgcaggacatctctgcagtagGTGCCTAAGGTAGGGTTTTTGGTCCACtcttcttcagttccttcatcaataacattccctctatcataacatcagaagtggggatatttgctgataaATCTTTATGTTCATCACCTCATaggactcctcagatattgaagcagttcaTGACCAAGTGAAGcaggacctggacaatatccaggcttgggctgactagaggcaaataacattcatgccaaacaAGTGCGAggaaatgaccatcttcaacaacagACGATCTAAccatcatctcttgacattcaatagcactACTGAATTTCCCACTATGAACGTCCTGGaattaccattgaacagaaactgggCAGGCCATATAAGTACTGTGACCGCAAGCGCAACAAGTGATTCACCTTATAACTTTCCAAAACTTGTCCACCACCTATAAGGCAGAAGTCAGTagtttgatggaatacttgcAGCTACCTGGGTAAGCACAGCTCCGAAAACACTCATGGCTTGaaaacatccaggacaaagcaggctgcttgactggcatcacattcacaaaaCATTCACTTCCATCGCATCAACTCACAATAGCAACAGTGCATACTATCTACtggtgctctgcagaaattcaatgaggctgcttagacagcaccttccaaacagccactaccatctagaaggacaatagcagctgatacatgggaacaccaccacctgcaagttcccctgtaagccattcacaatcctgacttagaaatatatcgctgttctttcactgtcgcaaAACACTGGAGATTCCTCCTTAACTTGTGAATCTACTtgcatcaaatggactgcagaggttaaagaaggcagcacaccatcacattctcaagggcatcgagggatgagcaatgaatgcttaccagccagcgatgctcaaaTTCCATGAATTATTAAAAAAACAATGATGGGAACTATCTGTTGGCCTACCACAGTAGAAAGATGCAGTGCAGGAACACAGTGACCTAGAAATGTATTGGTGCTGTGCCAATTTTACAACCATGAAATAGACTCCCAATATTCTAAACTGGTGGAGGGTGTCAGTCTGTATTTTCTTTGTTGGTCATGCACTGCAACCATATTGGTAAAGAAGTTTTTGTGAGCTACATGTTTTGTGAATAcatattaaaatattattttaattctATTGATAAGGtaccaaaaatagaaattgctggaaaggctcaacaggtccagcagcatttatggagggaaatcagagtcaacatttcaggtcaagtgacccttccagttcattaactctgatttctctccacagatgctgttagacctgctgagcttttccgagcaatttctgattttgtttctgatttgcagcatctgctgttcctttggtttttattgatAAGACAATGTTGTGTTATTAATTATAGTTATTGCTCTATGATTGAATCGTTTAATAGTGCACACTTTATACCTGATCCAGTCCTGCTTCCCAAAATTGAACTTCCATGAATGTGGTGAATAGAGGCTTTCCTTAGGATAACCAAGCCCATATTTGACCTACTCAGCAGCTTTTAAAGGGTGGTTGTCATCTAAAAGGTATGTTTTTTCAAAAGTAACTACCCAAATGTAAAACAAGAAGTGACAAGACTTCTCCTCGCAGCCTTAGAGCTAAGAGCATTGACAGCTATTCACCCTTAGTCCCCTTTTACTGCTGATTGCATTCTACAGTCCCATTCTCACTAATATTCTGATCCCGATTATAACCTCCCATTGCCTCAGAGCTTACCCTGGAGCATGTATGACAGTACAGCAGCTGAAAGTTTAAAATAAAGGCTGGAAATGCTCAGGACCTCTGGAAGAACTGTAGATAGAGTAGCAGAGTTAGCACTTCAGGTCTGTGATCTTTCGTCAGGACCAGAAAGATCacggactcaaagcattaattctgcttctctctctgagTAGATGCTATCTAACCTGCTGTGCATTTTGCTTCATTAGCAGATAAACACTATTCAGTATTGCCCCGAGTATTCTTACTTTATTTTATCTGTCTTGATCCCAGAACACTTTAGTTTGCATAAGATTATGCCATTCACAAATTTCTGAATTTTATACTGATTTTTATGTATCTGTAATACTTAGTGCATAATAATTCCTGTCACCAAGACCATTTCACTTGTTTTATTCAATTAACAGTTAATAGTGCTGCTTGTTTAATAATTCATGCTAAGGTGGAATTTTATTTCAAGGTTTCAAGAAGGACGTGTTTTATGCACTTTTAGTATTCCATCTAGGTATAAAGCTGCCCATGTTTTCACCGAATCTCAGTTTAAGaatcattttctgtttaaaaCACCTAAAAATTATTCAGAAAGTGGAAATTAATCAAAGGTATTAGTTTTAAATGTAATTAATGACTTATCGTTATCTTATCTACAGtgattaaaaaaatgtttaaggGTATAATCACACAACAAACCTACAAATAGTGACTtattaaatgtgaaataaaaacatattCAGCTCACATAAACAGGAATTAGTACCAAACTAATTAGTACTAAACATGATGCACCATCACAGCACATCTTCTGGTAAGCTGAGCCACAAGCAACAGCACTTGAATTTGATGACATGGAGAATTACAAGCAGACATTACCTGATTAAATCCTACTCACATTTTTAACCTTCATTTAGTTTTCAAAACATGAATTTCCTTAAATCAAACTTCATAAACCTTTTGCTTTGCCAACTGTAGGCTCAAATATGTTGAATAGAAAATATTTAAATCAACTCATGCTCGAAACTGAGCATACTATGATTTTAATTCCTAAATGTTACTGAAATTCTATACTTCTCATGAAATAAGAATCAAGACTATGTCCTTAGATAAAATTGCAGTATTTAGAAAATTGATATCTACGAAATTGCAAATTACAAACAGCAGGAGATCATTCTGTCCCCTGAGCTTGTTCCATCATTTAGGGACTGGACAGATTGGATGACAATAAGACGTTTCTTCATGTGTGAGAAACCAGACTAGCCAGCACAGTATTTTCACTTCATCTACATCCATCCCCACTCCAAACTAGCAATCAATCAAAGTGgaacttctctgaactgtttctaatgcCCTTTTACCCgtttttcttaaacaaggagactgtatacagtatcagagataatgggaactgcaaatgctggagaattccaagataataaaatgtgaggctggatgaacacagcaggccaagcagcatctcaggagcacaaaagctgacgtttcgggcctagacccttcatcagagagggggatggggagagggaactggaataaatagggagagagggggaggaggatcgaagatggagagtaaagaagataggtggagagagtataggtggggaggtagggaggggataggtcagtccagggaagacggataggtcaaggaggtgggatgaggttagtaggtagctgggggtgcggcttggggtgggaggaagggatgggtgagaggaagaaccggttagggaggcagagacaggttggactggttttggggtgcagtgggtgggggggaagagctgggctggttgtgtggtgcagtggggggaggggacgaactgggctggtttagggatgcagtaggggaaggggagattttgaaactggtgaagtccacattgataccatatggctgcagggttcccaggcggaatatgagttgctgttcctgcaacattcgggtggcatcattgtggcagtgcaggaggcccatgatggacatatcatctagagaatgggagggggagtggaaatggtttgcgactgggaggtgcagttgtttgttgcgaactgagcggaggtgttctgcaaagcggtccccaagcctccgcttggtttccccaatgtagaggaagccgcaccgggtacagtggatgcagtataccacattggcagatgtgcaggtgaacctctgcttaatgtggaatgtcatcttggggcctgggataggggtgagggaggaggtgtgggggcaagtgtagcatttcctgtggttgcaggggaacgtgccgggcgtggtggggttggagggcagtgtggagcgaacaagggagtcacagagagagtggtctctccggaaagctgacaggggaggggatggaaaaatgtcttgggtggtggggtcggattgtaaatggcggaagtgtcggaggatgatgcgttgtatccggaggttggtagggtggtgtgtgagaacgagggcgatcctcttagggcggttgtggcgggggcggggtgtgagggatgtgttgcgggaaatacgggagatgcggtcaagggcgttctcgatcactgtggggggaaagttgcggtccttaaagaacttggacatctgggatgtgcgggagtggaatgtcttatcgtgggagcaaatgcggcggaggcggaggaattgggaataggggatggaatttttgcaggaggatggtgggtgggaggaggtgtattctaggtagctgtgggagtcggtgggcttgaaatggacatcatttacaagctggttgcctgagatggagactgagaggtccaggaaggtgagggatgtgctggagatggcccaggtgaactgaaggttggggtggaaggtgttggtgaagtggatgaactgttcgagctcctctggggagcaagaggcggcgccgatacagtcatcaatgtaccggaggaagaggtggggttttgggcctgtgtaggtgcggaagagggactgttccacgtaacctacaaagaggcgggcatagctggggcccatgcgggtgcccatggccacccccttagtctgtaggaagtgggaggagtcaaaagagaagttgttgagtgtgaggacgagttcagctaggcggatgagagtgtcggtggagggggactggtcgggcctgcgggacaggaagaagcggagggccttgaggccatctccatgcggaatgcaggtgtacagggactgggcgtccatggtgaatatgaggtgttgggggccagggaattggaagtcctggaggaggtggagggcgtgggtggtgtcacggacgtaggtggggagttcctgggccaaaggggagaaaatggagtccagataggtggagatgagttcggtggggcaggagcaggctgagacgatgggtcgaccagggcaggcaggtttgtggatcttgggaaggagatagaaacgggccgtgcggggttggggaacaatgaggttggaggctgtgggtgggaggactgtatacagtactccaggctGCCTAACTTCCTTGAgttgttatttctttatttgccTAATTTATAGTATGAGGAACTGTAATGTTGAACATtagcttttttctttatttttctattttgtaccTAATCTATTTTAGTACCTAAGGTTCGTAACTAGATACTTTGTACGTAAAATGGTGCCGTGTGACAACATTGCACACTTTTCTCTGTACTCCTATACTTTTATACTTtagtgataataaaacctaattctaattctaattcatgaATTCCAATTCAGACTTTGAACATGCCCTGCTGTAAGCACCTTAATATGAGATTTTTCATATGACAGGTGTTTAGCTAACTTTGCTGTAATTCCCTTTGTTTCTATTTGCCTCCTTTCTCAAATACATGATTGCAAAACTTACCTTGAAAATAGCAGGATGCTATTTTTCAAATTAATTGTCATGAGTGTTGAAGTAACATTTTAGTGTCAATCAAATTTTAGATTATTTATCAAACAGCAACATTGAAAAATGAATAAACTAATTTTTTTTGAATTATTGATCATCCAAAACAAGAAATCCAAAGTAAAGAAGAATTTTAGTCCCATTCAACAAACTAAAATATTAATTGGCTCACCTCTTCTTTGGTCAGCATCCTATGATTCATATTCCTTCTTTCATCTTCATGGtgttgtttttcattttcttcaaaatCATACAGTTCTGGGATTTCAAATGATTTTTTCTTAGATTTCAAATATTGTGCCAGCTTGTCCATTCTATTATATAtctttttctcatccaaattgtgGGCAAAATGTTGTCTCGATGCATGTTCTGCATTATCTTCCTCTTCCTGCCCCTGGTCTTCATTCTCATATTTTTTCACATGCTTCTTTTCCCATTTACCACCATGACCTTCATATTCTGGGTAGTAGTAGTTTTCTTCACTGCGCTTCATTTCTTCTTCACTGCCAGGGGTTCTGTCGTCCATGCTATGCTTTATCTGCCACCAAACTTTCTGCATTCTCGGCAAGTGTTTTGTATTTCTCCCTACTCCTTCATCTTCTTCATTGTTGGCAAATTTCTCTTCTGCGCTTTCATCAGTTCGGAGCCATTTTTCATCGTGAATATGTCTCTTTTCTTCTTCACTATAATGCCTCATTTCCTCACTGTGATGCTtattttccacatccttctctgGCTCTTCCTCTTCACTGTGTCTCTTGTTCCCTTCATAATGTCTCTTTTTCTCCTCTATGCTATGGTGTTTCTTTTCTTCACTGGACTGTACTTTTTCTTCACTGTGGGTACTTTTGCCATGGTATTGTTCTTCCTCCACTGATTCTTCTGAGTTACTCCTCTTGTGTCCATCTACTATACCCTCATAATGACTCTTGCCTTTCCCATATGCTTCCTGGTTGTTATTTCCCTTAAGGTAATTGTGATTGTTCTTGATGTGTTCCAGTTCTTTATTGGTTTCTTCAGATTTATCAGCATTCTTCTCATCTTGGTGGGGATTCCTCCTATCCTCATTGAAATGACTGTAACTGTTTCTTTTGTTGTAATATATATGATCATGAAGAACTTTTCCTCTTTCTTCAGTATCATTCTCTTCTGACTCTTCAGATTCAGCTTTCTTATGGCCATAATAGCCATTTCTTTTGTCTTGATTATTGAGATCTTCCTCAGACCCATCCATCTCTTGGTGACTGTCCCTTTCTCCAGTACTATGTCTTTTTTCATCTGACTGTCCACCTAAACCAATTGTCTTATCTTCCTTAGATGACTCCTCATTTCCTTTGTCATATCCATGAGGCCATCTTTGATGGAATCCATGGCTTGTAAGCTCAGAAGCATCTGTTTTTGATGGACTGTTTTGTTCTTGCCCACCATCCTCCTGACTGTGTCTTTGTTTCCCGTGTTTTTCTTCTTCATCATTTTCACTTTGATCATCTGCATACCttctttcttcattgctaaagTGCTCTTGGCCAGTGTGGTCATTTCTGAGGTCTTTCACTTGATGGGGGCTTTTGAATGATTTGAAGTCTTTAACTTCCCTGCTGTCATCTtcactgtttctttcttcaccatTGGCTTGTTTGAAATGCTTTTGTTCCTCACTTTCACCATCATCTCGTTCGTCTGCCTCATATTGCTCTCCTCCATGCTTCTTATCTTCCTGGCTTCCTTCATCTTCATAGTGATGCTTTTCAGATTCCTGAATGTGCCTCTCATCCTTGTAGTGTTGGTTTTCttctgtatttttctttcttGCTACTTCATGTTTCCCACCTGGAATAAGATGCCATGAAGGTTTAAGGATTTTGCATCAAGGACTAAGAATTTCATTACTGTGGACATGAGTTCTCAGTTATATTTTGCACTGCATGAAGGCCAAAATCATTTGTTGTTATTTCTCATTAGATTAAGATGTCATTCATATTATGCTGGTTAATGTGGGTCGCTCATCCATCATCAATCAACTTATCAGCTGATCATTGTATCATTGCTGTTAACAAAATACTGACTGTATATCAAAAAAAGTTTCTTCAAAAATCCCAAAAGACAATGACTGAACCTCTTTCGGACTTGCTGAAGTGGTACAATTGTAATTTAAATTATCTTCTTTACAGGACTATAGTATCAGTGATATAAAAGATCATTTACATTCACTGATCCTCCTCCAAACATCCTTGGTAAATGCTGGATCTTATACCCCAGTGAATATTTTCAGAAGATTTCAGTATTGGAGGATCTGAGACAGAAAAGCAATGTTAATGCAAAAGACCAGGATTTCAGACGTGGCCAAATCTCCCGTTTTATTCATCGGAATCCTTCAATCCTCAAAAGTTTCTGTACAAAATTTCTCATTAAGTTAAAGGGCCCTGCAACTACAATGATGTCTTATTCTGCACTAGTTGCATGCCACAATAGATTCTTGAGGTACAgagatagtgtccctacctttgatgCAGGAGGCCAAGGCTGacatcccacctgctctagaggagtctgaacaagttgatttaaaaTATCTGCAAGCCAGTCTGCATTTCTCAATGGTGGAAAGCTGATTGAGAATGTTTACCAACCCATTTTCCAACAAAAGTCCCACTTATACATGAAGCTCAAAGATAGGAACACTAAATGGACTGTCCAAATGGAAAGCATGATAGCCGAAATTTGGAGCAAATTTAAGTGCAGACCCAGCAGATACTTAATGAAACACACAGAAATTGTGATATTGGAAGACGTGTTTTGTTGAGTTGCACCTATCCAACCCCTAAAAAAGGCTAAATCCCCAGATCTCCCAGGTTCCTGACTTCTATCACTTATTAATGGCCTTAAACCAAACATTACTGAAAAGTGATGTGAGAAAAGAAACTTTTTTAGAATAAAGGAGCAATAACACTCCAGAACTGACTTTTTCGagctttcatagagtcatagagatgtacagacacttcagtccacctcatccatgccaaccagataaactaatcttgtcccatttgccagcaatttgaccctttaaactcttccaatttatatacccattcagatgttttttaaatgctctaactgTACCAGTTTCCACtttttcctctggcagctcattccatacatgcatcacctcTGCATAACAATGCTgccactcaggtcccttttaaatcttttggctctcatcttaaacctatgccctctagctttggactcccttacTCTGGGAaatgaccttgactattcaccctatagatgcccctcatgattttataaacttttacaaggtcacccctcaacctccgacgctacagggaaaatagcccttgTCTGAAATGAATCTCATCAGATCAAGTAAAGAAGCCATAGCTATTGGGTTGTTTTTGACACCATCCTATATGAATAACAAATATTCAGCTTCCTAATACCCTGTTATTGTACAGTGTTTCAGAGTGAAGTCTTGATAATAAGGAAACTGCTCAGGTCACAAGTAGTTAGTACTCaacccctcctccttgacctgtccgtcctccccggactgacctatcccctccctacctccccacccatactctccgctgcacctatcttctactctaactatcttcagtctgcctccccctctctccctacttatttcagaatcctatccccatcccccttttctgatgaagggtctaggcccgaaacgtcagcttttgtgctcctaagacgctgcttggcctgctgtgt includes the following:
- the chgb gene encoding secretogranin-1: MQLPSLLIFFILSAVTVARSLPVERETQDDQLVTRCIIEALSTTLSKANAPPVSSDCQAVLQSGKHEVARKKNTEENQHYKDERHIQESEKHHYEDEGSQEDKKHGGEQYEADERDDGESEEQKHFKQANGEERNSEDDSREVKDFKSFKSPHQVKDLRNDHTGQEHFSNEERRYADDQSENDEEEKHGKQRHSQEDGGQEQNSPSKTDASELTSHGFHQRWPHGYDKGNEESSKEDKTIGLGGQSDEKRHSTGERDSHQEMDGSEEDLNNQDKRNGYYGHKKAESEESEENDTEERGKVLHDHIYYNKRNSYSHFNEDRRNPHQDEKNADKSEETNKELEHIKNNHNYLKGNNNQEAYGKGKSHYEGIVDGHKRSNSEESVEEEQYHGKSTHSEEKVQSSEEKKHHSIEEKKRHYEGNKRHSEEEEPEKDVENKHHSEEMRHYSEEEKRHIHDEKWLRTDESAEEKFANNEEDEGVGRNTKHLPRMQKVWWQIKHSMDDRTPGSEEEMKRSEENYYYPEYEGHGGKWEKKHVKKYENEDQGQEEEDNAEHASRQHFAHNLDEKKIYNRMDKLAQYLKSKKKSFEIPELYDFEENEKQHHEDERRNMNHRMLTKEEEKELENLAAMDLELEKMAKKLHGSQRN